In a single window of the Manis pentadactyla isolate mManPen7 chromosome 15 unlocalized genomic scaffold, mManPen7.hap1 SUPER_15_unloc_1, whole genome shotgun sequence genome:
- the ZNF581 gene encoding zinc finger protein 581 isoform X1, translating into MCFWPEPFPEGPWAPPPPFLGPSSLSPYPVPPAAGGHPEIPRPTATSNHGVSRGRSGVARAREAAAPGPPQTSSPRRPNHYLLIDTQGVPYTVLVDEGSQGESGADGASAQKKCYSCPVCSRVFEYMSYLQRHSITHSEVKPFECDTCGKAFKRASHLARHLSIHRAGGGRPHGCPLCPRRFREAGELAQHSRVHSGERPFQCPHCPRRFMEQNTLQKHTRWKHP; encoded by the exons ATGTGTTTCTGGCCGGAGCCGTTTCCCGAAGGCCCATGGGCCCCGCCTCCCCCCTTCCTTGgaccctcttctctctccccttaCCCGGTGCCGCCAGCTGCTGGGGGACACCCGGAGATCCCCAGACCCACCGCCACCAGCAACCACGGGGTATCCCGGGGCCGTTCCGGAGTCGCCCGGGCCCGAGAGGCTGCCGCACCGG GACCTCCCCAGACGTCCTCCCCTCGGAGGCCCAACCACTACCTGCTCATTGACACCCAGGGTGTGCCCTACACGGTGCTGGTGGATGAGGGGTCTCAGGGCGAGTCCGGGGCCGATGGCGCTTCGGCTCAGAAAAAGTGCTACAGCTGCCCCGTGTGTTCCCGGGTCTTTGAGTACATGTCGTACCTTCAACGACACAGCATCACCCACTCGGAGGTGAAGCCCTTCGAGTGCGACACCTGCGGGAAGGCATTCAAGCGGGCCAGCCACCTGGCACGGCACCTCTCCATTCACCGGGCCGGCGGTGGGCGGCCCCACGGCTGCCCCCTATGCCCGCGCCGTTTTCGCGAGGCAGGCGAGCTGGCCCAGCACAGCCGGGTCCACTCTGGGGAGCGCCCGTTTCAGTGCCCGCACTGCCCGCGCCGATTTATGGAGCAGAACACGCTGCAGAAGCACACTCGGTGGAAGCATCCATAA
- the ZNF581 gene encoding zinc finger protein 581 isoform X2: protein MLVLPAPCPQPLAIPSAEAMEAPSPRTGRSPEPGTSSSTGPPQTSSPRRPNHYLLIDTQGVPYTVLVDEGSQGESGADGASAQKKCYSCPVCSRVFEYMSYLQRHSITHSEVKPFECDTCGKAFKRASHLARHLSIHRAGGGRPHGCPLCPRRFREAGELAQHSRVHSGERPFQCPHCPRRFMEQNTLQKHTRWKHP, encoded by the coding sequence ATGCTGGTGCTGccggccccctgcccccagcccttggCGATTCCCTCTGCTGAGGCCATGGAGGCCCCTTCCCCTCGTACAGGCCGGTCCCCAGAACCCGGAACTTCCTCCTCCACAGGACCTCCCCAGACGTCCTCCCCTCGGAGGCCCAACCACTACCTGCTCATTGACACCCAGGGTGTGCCCTACACGGTGCTGGTGGATGAGGGGTCTCAGGGCGAGTCCGGGGCCGATGGCGCTTCGGCTCAGAAAAAGTGCTACAGCTGCCCCGTGTGTTCCCGGGTCTTTGAGTACATGTCGTACCTTCAACGACACAGCATCACCCACTCGGAGGTGAAGCCCTTCGAGTGCGACACCTGCGGGAAGGCATTCAAGCGGGCCAGCCACCTGGCACGGCACCTCTCCATTCACCGGGCCGGCGGTGGGCGGCCCCACGGCTGCCCCCTATGCCCGCGCCGTTTTCGCGAGGCAGGCGAGCTGGCCCAGCACAGCCGGGTCCACTCTGGGGAGCGCCCGTTTCAGTGCCCGCACTGCCCGCGCCGATTTATGGAGCAGAACACGCTGCAGAAGCACACTCGGTGGAAGCATCCATAA
- the ZNF580 gene encoding zinc finger protein 580: MLLLPPRPPHPRSSSPETMDPPPPKAPPFPKTEGPPSTPSSAAGPRPPRLGRHLLIDANGVPYTYTVQLEEEPRGPPQREAPPGETGPRKGYSCPECARVFASPLRLQSHRVSHSDLKPFTCGACGKAFKRSSHLSRHRATHRARAGPPHTCPLCPRRFQDAAELAQHVRLH, from the coding sequence ATGCTGCTGCTTCCTCCCCGGCCACCCCATCCGCGGTCCTCCTCCCCGGAGACCATGGACCCGCCGCCCCCCAAGGCTCCCCCTTTCCCTAAGACGGAAGGCCCTCCTTCCACTCCATCCTCGGCGGCAGGGCCCCGACCCCCGCGGCTGGGCCGCCACTTGCTCATCGACGCCAACGGGGTGCCCTACACATACACGGTGCAGCTGGAGGAGGAGCCCCGGGGCCCGCCTCAGCGCGAGGCGCCGCCGGGAGAGACCGGCCCTCGCAAGGGCTACAGTTGCCCGGAGTGCGCCCGTGTCTTTGCCAGCCCTCTGCGGCTGCAGAGCCACCGCGTGTCGCACTCGGACCTCAAGCCCTTCACGTGTGGCGCCTGCGGCAAGGCCTTTAAGCGCTCCAGCCACCTGTCGCGGCACCGTGCAACGCACCGCGCCCGCGCTGGCCCGCCGCACACCTGTCCACTCTGCCCACGCCGCTTCCAGGACGCAGCGGAGCTGGCGCAGCACGTGCGCCTCCACTAA